The Hydrogenophaga crocea genome contains a region encoding:
- a CDS encoding ZIP family metal transporter, protein MTLLAILVGTVAAGVGSVWIAALLGFAMLARFTQHMLSLAAGALMATAFMHLLPEAFESAAGAHELFALLLGGLVFFFLLDKAELWHHGHEHGQGPDHAHEHARGHEGHSHAHAHAHAHHHHGHAHAGERRAGGWAVLLGDSVHAFGDGILIASAFMADLRLGVVAALAVMAHEVPHHMGDLVVLRQTSGTQRAALVKVSLAGTVTALGGLVGYFLLVRLEEWLPYFLVAASSSFVYVALADLIPQLQKRLGLRETVAQVVWLVAGIALVTVVSGLAHAGH, encoded by the coding sequence ATGACCTTGTTGGCCATCCTCGTGGGCACCGTCGCGGCCGGTGTCGGCAGCGTGTGGATCGCGGCCCTGCTGGGCTTTGCGATGCTGGCCCGTTTCACGCAGCACATGCTGAGCCTGGCGGCCGGCGCGCTCATGGCCACGGCCTTCATGCACCTGCTGCCCGAGGCCTTCGAGAGCGCGGCCGGCGCGCACGAGTTGTTCGCGCTGCTGCTGGGCGGCCTGGTGTTCTTCTTCCTGCTCGACAAGGCCGAGCTCTGGCACCACGGCCACGAGCACGGGCAGGGGCCGGACCACGCGCACGAACACGCCCGGGGCCATGAGGGCCACAGCCACGCGCATGCCCATGCTCATGCGCACCACCACCACGGCCACGCCCACGCCGGCGAGCGCCGCGCGGGCGGCTGGGCCGTGCTGCTCGGCGACAGCGTGCACGCCTTCGGCGACGGCATCCTGATCGCCTCGGCCTTCATGGCCGACCTGCGCCTGGGCGTGGTGGCCGCGCTCGCGGTGATGGCCCACGAGGTGCCGCACCACATGGGCGACCTGGTGGTGCTGCGCCAGACCTCGGGCACGCAGCGCGCGGCGCTGGTGAAGGTCTCGCTCGCGGGCACGGTCACGGCGCTGGGCGGCCTGGTGGGTTACTTCCTGCTGGTGCGGCTCGAAGAATGGCTGCCGTATTTCCTGGTGGCGGCGTCGAGCAGCTTCGTCTACGTGGCGCTGGCCGACCTGATCCCGCAACTGCAGAAGCGCCTGGGCCTGCGCGAGACCGTGGCCCAGGTGGTCTGGCTGGTGGCGGGCATCGCCCTGGTCACCGTGGTGAGCGGCCTCGCCCACGCCGGCCATTGA
- a CDS encoding PhoX family protein, with protein sequence MTHPIDSEDLPTNPSHNEHFQRVVERAVNRRGFLLKTGVGAAAVGFLSAGLTGCGGGGSDAPVAGGSTPPAAGPLLGFTAIPTDTGDRVTVAPGYTATVLAPWGTPLFSTGPGATWVGDGSEDAAAQARQMGDNHDGIHYFAINGKSDEGLLVMNHEYTNLQYLFTNGVVDSLDDANKDLNAHGVAVVHVKRTAGTWAVVVDSAYNRRITGNTLMQLTGPAAGDALLQTSADPTGTAVFGTLNNCGNGWTPWGTYLTCEENFNQYFGTTNTANPGQTRDANMVRYGLSSGTTSRKYEQYFDRFDWQKEPNEANRFGWIVEIDPFDVNATPKKRTALGRIKHENAAYAIAADGRVVVYMGDDQANDYVYKFVSTGRYIAGDIVNNRNLLDSGTLYVAKFNDGATTGDMMGTGEWLPLTAANPALSAFSSQADILVRTRQAADALGATPMDRPEWVTVHPQTREVYVTLTNNSGRATTNDANPRTGNVYGQIVRWREAGNDPTALTFEWDIFVLAGNPTIAQANPLNNGSSNVTVDNTFNSPDGLGFDNAGRLWIQTDGNYSNTGNYANQGNNQMLCADPVTKEIRRFLVGPVECEVTGLTFTPDSKTLFINIQHPGEGGNSHWPAGGTARPRSATLVITKNDGGVIGT encoded by the coding sequence ATGACGCATCCGATCGACAGCGAAGACCTGCCCACCAATCCCAGCCACAACGAACACTTCCAGCGCGTGGTGGAACGCGCCGTGAACCGCCGCGGCTTCCTGCTCAAGACCGGCGTGGGCGCCGCTGCCGTGGGCTTCCTCTCGGCCGGCCTCACGGGCTGCGGCGGTGGCGGCAGCGACGCACCGGTTGCGGGCGGCAGCACGCCGCCGGCCGCTGGCCCGCTGCTGGGCTTCACCGCCATCCCCACCGACACCGGCGACCGCGTGACCGTGGCCCCGGGCTACACCGCCACCGTGCTCGCGCCCTGGGGCACGCCGCTGTTCTCCACCGGCCCCGGCGCCACCTGGGTCGGCGACGGCAGCGAAGACGCCGCCGCGCAGGCGCGCCAGATGGGCGACAACCACGACGGCATCCACTACTTCGCCATCAACGGCAAGAGCGACGAAGGCCTGCTCGTGATGAACCACGAGTACACCAACCTGCAGTACCTGTTCACCAACGGCGTGGTCGACAGCCTCGACGACGCCAACAAGGACCTGAACGCGCACGGCGTGGCCGTGGTGCACGTCAAGCGCACCGCCGGCACCTGGGCCGTCGTGGTCGACTCGGCCTACAACCGCCGCATCACCGGCAACACGCTCATGCAGCTCACCGGCCCCGCGGCCGGCGACGCGCTGCTGCAGACCAGCGCCGACCCCACGGGCACGGCCGTGTTCGGCACGCTCAACAACTGCGGCAACGGCTGGACGCCCTGGGGCACGTACCTGACCTGCGAAGAGAACTTCAACCAGTACTTCGGCACCACCAACACCGCCAACCCAGGCCAGACGCGCGACGCCAACATGGTGCGCTACGGCCTTAGCAGCGGCACCACCTCGCGCAAGTACGAGCAGTACTTCGACCGCTTCGACTGGCAGAAGGAGCCCAACGAAGCCAACCGCTTCGGCTGGATCGTCGAGATCGATCCCTTCGACGTGAACGCCACGCCCAAGAAGCGCACCGCGCTGGGCCGCATCAAGCACGAGAACGCTGCCTACGCCATCGCCGCCGACGGCCGCGTGGTGGTCTACATGGGCGACGACCAGGCCAACGACTACGTCTACAAGTTCGTGTCCACCGGCCGCTACATCGCGGGCGACATCGTGAACAACCGCAACCTGCTCGACAGCGGCACGCTGTACGTGGCGAAGTTCAACGACGGCGCGACCACCGGCGACATGATGGGCACGGGCGAATGGCTGCCCCTGACCGCTGCCAACCCCGCGCTGTCCGCCTTCAGCTCGCAGGCCGACATCCTGGTGCGCACGCGCCAGGCCGCCGACGCGCTGGGCGCCACGCCCATGGACCGCCCCGAGTGGGTCACGGTGCATCCGCAGACCCGCGAGGTGTACGTGACGCTCACGAACAACTCGGGCCGCGCCACCACCAACGACGCCAACCCGCGCACCGGCAACGTGTACGGCCAGATCGTGCGCTGGCGCGAGGCGGGCAACGACCCGACCGCGCTGACCTTCGAATGGGACATCTTCGTGCTCGCGGGCAACCCCACGATCGCGCAGGCCAACCCGCTCAACAACGGCTCGTCCAACGTCACTGTCGACAACACCTTCAACAGCCCCGACGGCCTGGGCTTCGACAACGCGGGCCGCCTGTGGATCCAGACCGACGGCAACTACAGCAACACCGGCAACTACGCCAACCAGGGCAACAACCAGATGCTCTGCGCCGATCCCGTCACCAAGGAGATCCGCCGCTTCCTCGTGGGCCCGGTGGAGTGCGAGGTGACCGGCCTGACCTTCACGCCCGACAGCAAGACCCTGTTCATCAACATCCAGCACCCGGGCGAAGGCGGCAACAGCCACTGGCCCGCGGGCGGCACGGCGCGCCCGCGCTCGGCCACGCTGGTGATCACCAAGAACGACGGCGGCGTGATCGGCACCTGA
- a CDS encoding BPSS1780 family membrane protein: protein MRLHVNTAGTGWQWVKRGMRTFFRQPLALTGLFFMFMVVASLLSLVPVVGTALSLVLVPAATLGLMAATREAEQKRFPMPTVLALAFRGGPERTRAMLVLGGLYAIAVLAVITVANLFSGPAPLPAPETGDMGAEAMGLVVRPGMLAAMLLYLPVSLAFWHAPPLVYWHGVKPAKSLFFSLVACWGNKGALTVFTLGWMGVFMAFGLALGLISSLLGGAAAFQVVLYPLVLLMAAMFHTSLWFSFRDSFRFDDEATDAADSTAA, encoded by the coding sequence ATGAGACTGCACGTCAACACCGCCGGCACCGGCTGGCAGTGGGTCAAGCGCGGCATGCGCACCTTCTTTCGCCAGCCGCTGGCGCTGACCGGCCTGTTCTTCATGTTCATGGTCGTGGCCTCGCTGCTGTCGCTGGTGCCCGTGGTGGGCACGGCGCTGTCGCTGGTGCTGGTGCCGGCCGCCACCCTGGGCCTCATGGCCGCCACGCGCGAGGCCGAACAGAAGCGCTTCCCCATGCCCACGGTGCTGGCGCTGGCCTTTCGCGGCGGCCCCGAGCGCACGCGGGCCATGCTGGTGCTCGGCGGCCTGTACGCGATCGCGGTGCTGGCCGTGATCACCGTGGCCAACCTGTTCAGCGGCCCCGCGCCCCTGCCCGCGCCCGAGACCGGCGACATGGGCGCCGAGGCCATGGGCCTGGTGGTGCGCCCGGGCATGCTCGCGGCCATGCTGCTGTACCTGCCGGTCTCGCTGGCCTTTTGGCACGCGCCGCCGCTGGTGTACTGGCACGGCGTGAAGCCGGCCAAGAGCCTGTTCTTCAGCCTCGTGGCCTGCTGGGGCAACAAGGGCGCGCTCACGGTGTTCACCCTGGGCTGGATGGGCGTGTTCATGGCCTTCGGCCTCGCGCTGGGCCTGATCAGCTCGCTGCTCGGCGGCGCGGCGGCCTTCCAGGTGGTGCTCTACCCGCTCGTGCTGCTGATGGCGGCGATGTTCCACACCTCCCTGTGGTTCAGCTTCCGCGACAGCTTCCGTTTCGACGACGAGGCCACCGACGCCGCGGACTCCACCGCGGCCTGA
- a CDS encoding PAS domain S-box protein, producing MHEAEPSLPPEPPPAGTPVRVDLPDSADLRQALLWMCQGLGVAALLVALLDIALAPPGRSEAPIALFMALVAWVCWYGLRQRRLSPVAVAGAVILGVLATATASVVVYGSVRTSVNFLFVGAVVGAGIFLGRRTLVAVLLGTLALLAVLIAIESGPGFGGPPPDFRVGLRVWFTQAVSLTAAGLMVMHIQAVNQRALRRLREELERRQQTELERDRSLARFTRIFRSSPSPMIAQSARNGAILDVNPAFERCFGYRRNQVLGREDTFLWADPMERERYVERLAKERTIDNHRCRSRRADGSTFEAMISSETGSEEEDRLIISTVTDVTSREQLLERLRRSEALFATAFNFAPLNLTLSRLSDGTILEVNRAEDRVQGLTADELKGRTSLELGVWLSPEERQRFVDLLVRDGHVDAYETRMRHKDGTLVDSRIWAEVIQIDGEPCILASSINISDEKRREALLLEVAKGVAAETGEAFFSALAQHLSGAIDAGMVMVAEVRDDTVLDTLAVWRDGRLSRNFAFNVAGTPCADTLRRDGLMSCTVNLADHYPAAPQLRAQGYQAYIGLALRDAEGRAIGLLGAMWREPLTIKPDTQALLSIFAARAKAELVRLRSEREIVRLNETLEQRVRERTAELQKLNAELDAFAYSVSHDLKSPLRAIDGFTQLLKEQIEPIADEDTRQLLDRVLGSSARMGAIINDLLGLARVSQGVLHRMEIDLSELARAVLDQELAREPQRQVRVSLQPGLLANVDPDLARIVLENLFGNALKYTRQREIAEIAWGQDGVDENGVPRFFLSDNGTGFDMAYVDQLFKPFKRLHRAHEFEGTGIGLATVRRIIDRHGGTVTAHGEPGVGATFRFSFGEGPTA from the coding sequence GTGCACGAGGCTGAGCCGTCGTTGCCGCCCGAGCCGCCGCCGGCAGGCACACCGGTCCGGGTGGACCTGCCCGATTCGGCCGACCTGAGACAGGCGCTGCTCTGGATGTGCCAGGGCCTGGGCGTGGCGGCCCTGCTGGTGGCCTTGCTCGACATCGCGCTGGCGCCCCCGGGCCGCAGCGAAGCCCCGATCGCGCTGTTCATGGCCCTGGTGGCGTGGGTCTGCTGGTACGGCCTGCGCCAGCGCCGGCTTTCACCGGTGGCGGTGGCGGGCGCGGTGATCCTTGGCGTGCTGGCCACGGCCACCGCCTCGGTGGTGGTCTACGGCTCGGTGCGCACCTCGGTCAATTTCCTGTTCGTGGGCGCGGTGGTGGGCGCGGGCATCTTTCTCGGGCGCCGCACGCTGGTGGCGGTGCTGCTGGGCACGCTGGCGCTGCTCGCGGTGCTGATCGCCATCGAGAGCGGACCCGGCTTCGGCGGGCCGCCGCCCGATTTCCGCGTCGGCCTGCGCGTGTGGTTCACGCAGGCGGTGTCGCTCACCGCGGCGGGCCTCATGGTCATGCACATCCAGGCCGTGAACCAGCGCGCGCTGCGGCGCCTGCGCGAAGAACTCGAGCGGCGCCAGCAGACCGAGCTCGAACGCGACCGCAGCCTCGCGCGCTTCACGCGCATCTTCCGCTCGAGCCCCAGCCCCATGATCGCGCAGTCGGCGCGCAATGGCGCCATCCTCGACGTCAACCCCGCCTTCGAGCGCTGCTTCGGCTACCGCCGCAACCAGGTGCTGGGCCGCGAGGACACCTTCCTCTGGGCCGACCCGATGGAGCGCGAGCGCTACGTCGAGCGGCTCGCCAAGGAACGCACCATCGACAACCACCGCTGCCGCAGCCGGCGCGCCGACGGCAGCACCTTCGAGGCCATGATCTCGAGCGAGACCGGCAGCGAAGAAGAAGACCGGCTGATCATCTCCACCGTCACCGACGTGACCAGCCGCGAGCAGCTGCTCGAACGCCTGCGCCGCTCCGAGGCGCTGTTCGCCACCGCCTTCAATTTCGCGCCGCTCAACCTCACGCTCTCGCGCCTGTCCGACGGCACCATCCTCGAGGTGAACCGGGCCGAAGACCGCGTGCAGGGCCTGACGGCCGATGAGCTCAAGGGCCGCACCTCGCTCGAGCTGGGCGTGTGGCTCAGCCCCGAAGAACGCCAGCGCTTCGTCGACCTGCTCGTGCGCGACGGCCACGTCGATGCCTACGAGACACGCATGCGCCACAAGGACGGCACGCTGGTCGACAGCCGCATCTGGGCCGAGGTGATCCAGATCGACGGCGAGCCCTGCATCCTCGCCAGCAGCATCAACATCAGCGACGAGAAGCGCCGCGAGGCGCTGCTGCTCGAGGTGGCCAAGGGCGTGGCCGCCGAGACTGGCGAAGCCTTTTTCAGCGCACTGGCGCAGCACCTGAGCGGCGCCATCGACGCCGGCATGGTGATGGTGGCCGAGGTGCGCGACGACACCGTGCTCGACACCCTGGCCGTGTGGCGCGACGGGCGCCTGAGCCGCAACTTCGCCTTCAACGTGGCGGGCACGCCCTGCGCCGACACGCTGCGGCGCGACGGTCTCATGAGCTGCACGGTGAACCTGGCCGACCACTACCCCGCCGCGCCCCAGCTGCGCGCCCAGGGCTACCAGGCCTACATCGGCCTGGCGCTGCGCGACGCCGAGGGCCGGGCCATCGGTCTGCTGGGCGCGATGTGGCGCGAGCCGCTCACGATCAAGCCCGACACCCAGGCCCTGCTCTCGATCTTCGCGGCGCGCGCCAAGGCCGAGCTGGTGCGCCTGCGCAGCGAGCGCGAGATCGTGCGGCTCAACGAAACCCTGGAGCAGCGCGTGCGCGAACGCACGGCCGAGCTGCAAAAGCTCAACGCCGAGCTCGACGCCTTCGCCTACTCGGTCTCGCACGACCTCAAGTCGCCGCTGCGCGCCATCGATGGCTTCACCCAGCTGCTCAAGGAGCAGATCGAGCCGATCGCCGACGAGGACACCCGCCAGCTGCTCGACCGCGTGCTCGGCTCCTCGGCGCGCATGGGCGCGATCATCAACGACCTGCTGGGCCTGGCGCGCGTGAGCCAGGGCGTGCTCCACCGCATGGAGATCGATCTCAGCGAGCTCGCACGCGCCGTGCTCGACCAGGAGCTCGCGCGCGAGCCGCAGCGCCAGGTGCGCGTGAGCCTGCAGCCGGGCCTGCTGGCCAATGTCGACCCCGACCTCGCGCGCATCGTGCTCGAAAACCTGTTCGGCAACGCGCTCAAGTACACACGCCAGCGCGAGATCGCCGAGATCGCCTGGGGCCAGGACGGGGTGGACGAGAACGGCGTGCCGCGCTTCTTCCTGAGCGACAACGGCACGGGCTTCGACATGGCCTACGTCGACCAGCTCTTCAAGCCCTTCAAGCGGCTGCACCGCGCGCACGAGTTCGAGGGCACGGGCATCGGCCTGGCCACGGTGCGCCGCATCATCGACCGCCACGGCGGCACCGTGACCGCGCACGGTGAACCCGGCGTGGGCGCGACCTTCCGCTTCAGCTTCGGCGAGGGCCCGACCGCGTAG
- a CDS encoding dienelactone hydrolase family protein, whose protein sequence is MLDQNLTRDAEALLPGESTERGATRRTALKAALGVGYAAAATPLMAQTAIKTPSDGLTVGEVMIDVNGFQMPAYRAAPAGKTGLPVVLVLSEIFGVHEYIADTARRFARAGYLAIAPELFVRQGDPQSYGEMAKLIAEVISKVPDPQVLADLDATVKWAGANGGDVSKLGVTGFCWGGRQVWLYSAHNPAVKAGVAWYGRLVGQQNALTPKNPVDVAGQLHGPVLGLYGGADTGIPLDTVDKMKTALAAGSAAARSSTFVVYPDAPHAFHADYRPSFRKEPAEDGWKRALAWFKQHGVA, encoded by the coding sequence ATGCTGGACCAGAACCTGACCCGCGACGCCGAGGCCCTGCTGCCCGGTGAGAGCACCGAGCGCGGTGCCACGCGCCGTACCGCGCTCAAGGCCGCGCTGGGTGTGGGCTACGCCGCCGCGGCCACGCCGTTGATGGCGCAGACCGCGATCAAAACGCCCAGCGACGGGCTCACCGTGGGCGAGGTGATGATCGACGTCAACGGCTTCCAGATGCCCGCCTACCGCGCCGCGCCCGCGGGCAAGACCGGCCTGCCCGTGGTGCTGGTGCTGTCCGAGATCTTCGGCGTGCACGAGTACATCGCCGACACCGCGCGCCGCTTCGCGCGCGCCGGCTACCTGGCGATCGCGCCCGAGCTGTTCGTGCGCCAGGGCGACCCCCAGAGCTACGGCGAAATGGCCAAGCTGATCGCCGAGGTGATCAGCAAGGTGCCCGACCCGCAGGTGCTGGCCGACCTCGACGCCACCGTGAAATGGGCCGGCGCGAACGGCGGCGATGTGAGCAAGCTCGGCGTGACCGGTTTTTGCTGGGGTGGCCGCCAGGTGTGGCTCTACAGCGCGCACAACCCCGCGGTGAAGGCCGGCGTCGCCTGGTACGGCCGGCTCGTGGGCCAGCAGAACGCGCTCACGCCGAAGAACCCGGTGGACGTGGCCGGCCAGCTGCACGGCCCGGTGCTGGGCCTGTACGGCGGCGCCGACACCGGCATCCCGCTTGACACGGTTGATAAGATGAAAACCGCTTTGGCCGCCGGCAGTGCGGCGGCCAGATCCTCGACCTTCGTGGTGTACCCGGACGCCCCGCACGCCTTCCACGCCGATTACCGGCCGAGCTTCCGCAAGGAGCCCGCCGAAGATGGCTGGAAGCGCGCGCTGGCCTGGTTCAAACAGCACGGTGTGGCCTGA
- a CDS encoding homoserine kinase, producing MAVYTEVPFAEAAALLERLNLGTLTELRGIQGGIENTNYFVTSEREGQTVEHVLTVFERLGFEHLPFYLHLMKHLATHGVPVPEPAADARGEILHTVQGKPAAVVDKLRGASELAPGAAHCAAVGALLARMHLVGRDFDRQQPNLRGLPWWNETVPVVLPFLAPEQAALLRAELAYQNHIAEGSAYKALPRGPIHADLFRDNVMFDGEAVSGFFDFYFAGVDTWLFDLAVCLNDWCVRHGGERDGEPVPELQQAFLNAYEGVRPLTAAERTLLPALLRAGALRFWLSRLWDLHLPREAALLKPHDPGHFERVLRARLPLAAPTRPAETAAA from the coding sequence ATGGCTGTCTACACCGAAGTCCCGTTCGCGGAAGCCGCCGCCCTGCTCGAGCGCCTGAACCTGGGCACGCTCACCGAGCTGCGCGGCATCCAGGGCGGCATCGAGAACACCAACTACTTCGTCACCAGCGAGCGCGAGGGCCAGACCGTGGAGCACGTGCTCACGGTGTTCGAGCGCCTGGGGTTCGAGCACTTGCCGTTCTACCTGCACCTCATGAAGCACCTGGCCACGCACGGCGTGCCGGTGCCCGAGCCCGCGGCCGACGCACGCGGCGAGATCCTGCACACGGTGCAGGGCAAGCCCGCGGCGGTGGTCGACAAACTGCGCGGCGCGAGCGAGCTCGCCCCCGGCGCGGCGCACTGCGCGGCCGTGGGCGCGCTGCTTGCGCGCATGCACCTGGTGGGCCGCGACTTCGACCGCCAGCAGCCCAACCTGCGCGGTCTGCCCTGGTGGAACGAGACCGTGCCCGTGGTGCTGCCCTTTCTCGCGCCCGAACAGGCCGCGCTGCTGCGCGCCGAGCTGGCCTACCAGAACCACATCGCCGAGGGCAGCGCCTACAAGGCCCTGCCGCGCGGCCCGATCCACGCCGACCTGTTCCGCGACAACGTGATGTTCGACGGCGAGGCCGTGAGCGGCTTCTTCGACTTCTACTTCGCGGGCGTGGACACTTGGCTGTTCGACCTCGCGGTGTGCCTCAACGACTGGTGCGTGCGCCACGGTGGCGAGCGCGACGGCGAGCCCGTGCCCGAACTGCAGCAGGCCTTCCTGAACGCCTACGAGGGCGTGCGCCCGCTCACCGCCGCCGAGCGCACGCTGCTGCCGGCCCTGCTGCGCGCGGGCGCGCTGCGCTTCTGGCTCTCGCGCCTGTGGGACCTGCACCTGCCGCGCGAGGCCGCGCTGCTCAAGCCGCACGATCCGGGCCACTTCGAGCGCGTGCTGCGCGCGCGCCTGCCGCTGGCGGCGCCCACGCGCCCCGCAGAAACGGCCGCCGCATGA
- the polA gene encoding DNA polymerase I: protein MTQDPARTLLLIDGSSYLYRAYHAMPDLRAVPGDPASPATGAIRGMINMMQSLRKEVPAAFAACVFDASGPTFRDALYPEYKGHRSPMPDDLRAQIPPIHEVVRLLGFPVLDVPGVEADDVIGTLARAAAEQGLQVVISSGDKDLAQLVNEQIAIIDTMSGKRRDLAGVQAEFGVPAHLMVDYQTLVGDPVDNVPGVEKVGPKTAAKWLNEYGSLDALVARAGEIKGVAGENLRKALDWLPTGRQLVTIKTDCDLNGHVPGLPALDAVKMGEPDNAALKDFYEKYGFKSLAAKAAAGQDAPVAGGSTAVDPGMTQGLFDEPPVVAADRPALRYETLLSWAQLDAWLEKIEAAELVALDTETTSLDEMVAEIVGISFSVTPGEAAYIPLRHAGPDAPEQLPFDEVLARLKPWLENPAKPKLGQHVKYDRHVFANHGIQVRGYAHDTMLQSYVLEVHKPHSLESLAERHTGRKGIGYEDLCGKGAHQIPFAQVDVAKAAEYSCEDSDQTLDVHRVLWPRLQADDKLRFIYELEMQSSEALFRIERNGVLIDAPTLAAQSHELGQRIVALEQEAYAIAGQPFNLGSPKQLGEIFFDKLGLPVIKKTATGARSTDEEVLEKLAEDYPLPAKILEHRSLSKLKGTYTDKLAQMANPRTGRVHTHYAQAVAVTGRLSSNDPNLQNIPIRTAEGRRVREAFVAPAGRVIASADYSQIELRIMAHISEDAALLRAFHEGQDVHRATAAEVFGVELAQVSSEQRRYAKVINFGLIYGMSAFGLAKALGIDNTAAKNYIQRYFERFEGVKRYMDETRQSAKSKGYVETVFGRRLYLPEINSPNGPRRGAAERAAINAPMQGTAADLIKLSMVAVQAAIDAQQRGTKMIMQVHDELVFEVPEAEVDWVRTEVPRLMADVAALKVPLLAEVGVGPNWEKAH from the coding sequence ATGACGCAAGACCCCGCCCGCACGCTGCTGCTCATCGACGGATCGAGCTACCTCTACCGCGCCTACCACGCCATGCCCGATCTGCGGGCCGTGCCCGGCGACCCGGCCAGCCCGGCCACCGGCGCCATCCGCGGCATGATCAACATGATGCAGAGCCTGCGCAAAGAGGTGCCGGCCGCCTTCGCGGCCTGCGTCTTCGACGCCTCGGGCCCGACCTTCCGCGACGCGCTCTACCCCGAGTACAAGGGCCACCGCAGCCCCATGCCCGACGACCTGCGCGCGCAGATCCCCCCGATCCACGAGGTGGTGCGCCTGCTGGGCTTTCCGGTGCTCGACGTGCCCGGCGTGGAGGCCGACGACGTGATCGGCACGCTCGCGCGCGCCGCCGCCGAACAGGGCTTGCAGGTGGTGATCAGCAGCGGCGACAAGGACCTGGCGCAGCTCGTGAACGAGCAGATCGCCATCATCGACACCATGAGCGGCAAGCGCCGCGACCTCGCGGGCGTGCAGGCCGAGTTCGGTGTGCCCGCGCACCTGATGGTCGATTACCAGACCCTGGTCGGCGACCCGGTGGACAACGTGCCCGGGGTGGAAAAGGTGGGCCCCAAGACGGCCGCCAAGTGGCTCAACGAATACGGCTCGCTCGACGCGCTGGTGGCGCGCGCCGGCGAGATCAAGGGCGTGGCGGGCGAGAACCTGCGCAAGGCGCTCGACTGGCTGCCCACGGGCCGCCAGCTCGTGACCATCAAGACCGATTGCGACCTCAATGGCCATGTGCCCGGCCTGCCCGCGCTCGACGCGGTGAAGATGGGCGAGCCCGACAACGCCGCGCTCAAGGACTTCTACGAGAAGTACGGCTTCAAGTCGCTCGCGGCCAAGGCCGCGGCCGGCCAGGACGCGCCCGTGGCCGGCGGGTCCACCGCGGTGGACCCGGGCATGACCCAGGGCCTGTTCGACGAGCCGCCCGTGGTCGCGGCCGATCGCCCCGCACTGCGCTACGAGACGCTCCTGAGCTGGGCGCAGCTCGACGCCTGGCTCGAGAAGATCGAGGCCGCCGAGCTCGTGGCGCTGGACACCGAGACCACCTCGCTCGACGAGATGGTGGCCGAGATCGTGGGCATCTCGTTCAGCGTCACGCCCGGCGAGGCGGCCTACATCCCGCTGCGCCATGCGGGGCCCGACGCGCCCGAGCAGCTGCCCTTCGACGAGGTGCTGGCGCGCCTCAAGCCCTGGCTCGAGAACCCCGCCAAGCCCAAGCTCGGCCAGCACGTCAAGTACGACCGCCACGTGTTCGCCAACCACGGCATTCAGGTGCGCGGTTATGCGCACGACACCATGCTGCAAAGCTATGTGCTCGAGGTGCACAAGCCGCACAGCCTGGAAAGCCTGGCCGAGCGCCACACCGGCCGCAAGGGCATCGGCTACGAAGACCTGTGCGGCAAGGGCGCGCACCAGATCCCGTTCGCGCAGGTCGACGTGGCCAAGGCCGCCGAGTACTCGTGCGAAGACAGCGACCAGACGCTGGACGTGCACCGCGTGCTCTGGCCGCGGCTGCAGGCCGACGACAAGCTGCGCTTCATCTACGAACTCGAGATGCAGAGCAGCGAGGCGCTGTTCCGCATCGAGCGCAACGGCGTGCTGATCGACGCGCCCACGCTGGCCGCGCAAAGCCACGAACTGGGCCAGCGCATCGTGGCGCTGGAGCAGGAGGCCTATGCCATCGCGGGCCAGCCCTTCAACCTGGGCAGCCCCAAGCAGTTGGGCGAGATCTTCTTCGACAAGCTCGGCCTGCCCGTGATCAAGAAGACCGCCACCGGCGCGCGCAGCACCGACGAAGAGGTGCTCGAGAAGCTCGCCGAGGACTATCCGCTGCCGGCCAAGATCCTCGAGCACCGCAGCCTGTCCAAGCTCAAGGGCACCTACACCGACAAGCTCGCGCAGATGGCCAACCCGCGCACCGGCCGCGTGCACACGCACTACGCGCAGGCCGTGGCGGTCACGGGCCGGCTTTCGAGCAACGACCCCAACCTGCAGAACATCCCCATTCGCACCGCCGAAGGCCGGCGCGTGCGCGAGGCCTTCGTGGCGCCCGCGGGCCGCGTGATCGCCAGCGCCGACTACTCGCAGATCGAGCTGCGCATCATGGCCCACATCAGCGAAGACGCGGCCCTGCTGCGCGCCTTCCACGAAGGCCAGGACGTGCACCGCGCGACCGCGGCCGAGGTGTTCGGCGTGGAGCTGGCCCAGGTCAGCAGCGAACAGCGCCGCTATGCCAAGGTGATCAACTTCGGCCTCATCTACGGCATGAGCGCCTTCGGCCTGGCCAAGGCCCTGGGCATCGACAACACCGCGGCCAAGAACTACATCCAGCGCTATTTCGAGCGCTTCGAGGGCGTCAAGCGCTACATGGACGAGACGCGCCAGAGCGCCAAGAGCAAGGGCTACGTGGAGACCGTGTTCGGTCGCCGCCTCTACCTGCCCGAGATCAACAGCCCCAACGGCCCCCGCCGTGGCGCGGCCGAGCGCGCCGCCATCAACGCCCCCATGCAGGGCACGGCGGCCGACCTGATCAAGCTCAGCATGGTCGCGGTGCAGGCCGCGATCGATGCGCAGCAGCGTGGCACGAAGATGATCATGCAGGTGCACGACGAACTGGTGTTCGAGGTGCCCGAGGCCGAGGTCGACTGGGTGCGCACCGAGGTGCCGCGCCTGATGGCGGACGTGGCCGCGCTCAAGGTGCCCTTGCTGGCCGAGGTGGGCGTGGGCCCGAACTGGGAAAAGGCCCATTGA